A window of the Acidimicrobiales bacterium genome harbors these coding sequences:
- a CDS encoding quinone oxidoreductase has translation MTEQAIVISAHGGPEELRLEDVEVGDPAAGEVRVRHHAIGINFADTYFRTGLYPTSLPTGIGVEAAGVVEAVGSGVEFVVGDRVTYTGSPLGAYSTARVMPADSLVRIPDGVGFDATASLTMRGLTAGYLLRRIWPLQEGDTVLFHAAAGGVGLVFCQWARLLGVRVIGTASTEQKADIARQHGCSEVIIGEADVVGRVRELTEGRGVKVAYDGVGRDTFDTSIRCLARRGLMVCLGTASGPVRPVDTPELVRRGSLFLTRPALADYLADPIERDQLVSELFGHVAEGRILATVNHRYALADAPAAHRALESRSTTGSSIFDLTI, from the coding sequence ATGACCGAGCAGGCAATCGTCATCTCCGCTCACGGCGGACCCGAGGAACTCCGTCTGGAGGATGTCGAGGTCGGCGATCCAGCAGCGGGAGAGGTGCGGGTCAGGCACCACGCCATTGGGATCAACTTCGCCGACACCTACTTCCGAACCGGTTTGTATCCCACGAGCCTGCCGACCGGCATCGGTGTCGAGGCGGCCGGCGTGGTCGAGGCCGTCGGGTCTGGCGTCGAGTTCGTCGTCGGCGATCGAGTCACGTACACGGGGAGCCCCCTCGGTGCGTACAGCACGGCCCGAGTCATGCCGGCCGACTCCCTCGTTCGAATTCCGGATGGGGTCGGGTTCGACGCAACGGCCTCGCTCACGATGCGCGGGCTGACCGCCGGCTACCTGTTGCGGCGGATCTGGCCCCTCCAGGAGGGCGACACGGTGCTCTTCCATGCGGCCGCCGGTGGTGTGGGTCTGGTGTTCTGTCAGTGGGCTCGGCTCCTCGGCGTCCGAGTGATCGGGACCGCCTCCACCGAGCAAAAGGCCGACATCGCCCGGCAACACGGGTGCAGCGAGGTGATCATCGGTGAGGCCGACGTCGTTGGCCGAGTTCGCGAACTGACCGAGGGTCGCGGTGTGAAGGTCGCTTACGACGGGGTCGGCCGTGACACCTTCGATACCTCGATCCGGTGCCTGGCTCGTCGGGGGCTCATGGTGTGTCTGGGCACGGCCTCGGGGCCGGTCCGCCCGGTCGACACTCCCGAACTCGTTCGTCGGGGCTCGCTGTTCCTCACTCGTCCCGCGCTGGCCGACTATCTCGCCGACCCGATCGAACGCGATCAGCTGGTATCCGAGCTCTTCGGTCATGTTGCCGAGGGCCGGATTCTGGCGACGGTCAACCATCGCTACGCGCTCGCCGACGCACCGGCCGCCCATCGGGCACTCGAGTCACGGTCGACCACTGGCTCATCGATCTTCGATCTCACCATCTGA
- a CDS encoding TauD/TfdA family dioxygenase, with translation MPTTARKRVLTVEPIAPAMGVEVAGVDLVEVASNDDLFAEIHQLWLEHKLLVFRGQALPPAEHVRLAERFGPLESHPIQPSHADYPALLLIHRQEERTTYENVWHADATFRARPPIGAVLKCEDCPPVGGDTMWANMAMAYDRLPERIKERIGSLRAKHSIEHSFGGTMTPERRAVLAAEFPPAEHDVVLQHPDTGDPVLYVNQGFTTHFVNFQRFDRVRNGLDFTVEANHLMNYLLTQATIPEYQVRVRWRPGTVAIWDNRSTQHYAIHDYWPQPRAMSRATITAGNSD, from the coding sequence ATGCCGACAACAGCTCGAAAACGGGTGCTCACCGTCGAACCGATCGCCCCCGCGATGGGGGTCGAAGTGGCCGGGGTCGACCTCGTCGAGGTCGCCTCCAACGATGATCTCTTTGCCGAGATCCACCAGCTCTGGCTCGAGCACAAGCTGCTGGTGTTCCGAGGCCAAGCGCTGCCGCCGGCCGAGCACGTTCGCCTCGCCGAACGGTTCGGTCCGCTCGAGTCCCACCCCATCCAGCCGTCGCACGCCGACTACCCCGCGCTGCTGCTCATCCACCGTCAGGAGGAGCGCACGACCTACGAGAACGTCTGGCACGCCGATGCGACCTTCCGAGCTCGTCCGCCAATCGGTGCCGTCCTGAAGTGTGAGGACTGTCCTCCGGTCGGTGGTGACACCATGTGGGCCAACATGGCGATGGCCTACGACAGGCTTCCCGAACGGATCAAGGAGCGCATCGGTTCGCTCCGGGCCAAGCATTCGATCGAGCACTCCTTCGGCGGCACCATGACGCCAGAGCGACGGGCGGTGTTGGCCGCCGAGTTCCCACCGGCAGAGCACGACGTCGTGCTCCAGCATCCCGACACCGGGGATCCGGTGCTGTACGTGAACCAGGGGTTCACCACGCACTTCGTCAACTTCCAACGCTTCGATCGGGTGCGGAACGGGCTCGACTTCACGGTCGAGGCCAACCACCTCATGAACTATCTGCTCACCCAGGCAACGATCCCCGAGTACCAGGTCAGGGTCCGCTGGCGCCCAGGGACGGTTGCCATCTGGGACAACCGCAGCACCCAGCACTACGCGATCCACGACTATTGGCCGCAGCCCCGGGCCATGAGTCGGGCCACGATCACCGCGGGGAACTCGGACTGA
- a CDS encoding dihydrofolate reductase family protein, which yields MGLLTFSINVTLDGCIDHQEGVADDETHAFFTQLLEESGAMLWGRVTYEMMESYWPAVARGEEDAPPAIRAWALQLENHPKYVVSSTRSDYPWANSHHLTGDLRASVQALKDATPAGVLLGSGMLATELERLGVIDEYRFLVQPRLTGHGPTLYERGLPSTRRLELVSAQPLRCGAVAMHYRRAD from the coding sequence ATGGGACTCCTGACCTTCAGCATCAACGTCACCCTCGATGGCTGTATCGATCACCAGGAGGGAGTCGCCGACGACGAGACTCACGCGTTCTTCACGCAGCTGCTGGAGGAGAGCGGGGCAATGCTGTGGGGTCGTGTCACGTACGAGATGATGGAGAGCTACTGGCCTGCCGTCGCCCGGGGTGAAGAGGACGCGCCGCCTGCGATTCGTGCGTGGGCACTCCAGCTGGAGAACCATCCGAAGTACGTGGTGTCCTCGACCCGCAGCGACTATCCGTGGGCCAACAGCCATCACCTCACCGGTGACTTGCGAGCCAGCGTGCAGGCTCTCAAGGACGCGACACCGGCAGGCGTCCTCCTCGGCAGCGGGATGCTCGCCACCGAACTCGAGCGGCTCGGCGTGATCGACGAGTACCGCTTCCTCGTGCAGCCCCGACTCACAGGGCACGGCCCGACCCTCTACGAACGTGGACTCCCGAGCACCCGACGCCTCGAACTGGTGTCGGCACAGCCACTTCGTTGCGGCGCGGTCGCCATGCACTACCGACGAGCGGACTGA
- a CDS encoding type II toxin-antitoxin system prevent-host-death family antitoxin: protein MVTRVVNLHEAMARLSELIREAENGVEVIVTRDEYPVAKIVPWQPDRPVRSPGAWAGRVRGSEKPLASDGDVVALFGESANDPAP from the coding sequence ATGGTCACTCGAGTGGTCAACTTGCACGAGGCCATGGCACGACTCTCGGAGTTGATCCGTGAAGCCGAGAACGGGGTCGAGGTCATCGTCACTCGCGATGAATATCCCGTTGCCAAGATCGTTCCGTGGCAGCCCGACCGTCCCGTTCGTTCGCCGGGGGCATGGGCGGGTCGAGTACGCGGCAGCGAGAAACCCTTGGCGTCCGACGGCGACGTGGTGGCCTTGTTCGGCGAGTCCGCGAATGACCCGGCACCATGA
- a CDS encoding group II truncated hemoglobin: protein MDGSIYEAMGGNDAVLALAESWHRRCLADPIVSHAFHGEIHPQHTERLAAYWAEQLGGPTDYTESLGSYPAVVRVLTGNGPHEQMDGRAVAAFVLALDDAHIPNDDELRFQLVAWFTWATALLNHRWDAADSVPDDLPLPPWGWDGTEGW, encoded by the coding sequence ATGGACGGTTCGATCTACGAGGCAATGGGAGGCAACGACGCTGTCCTGGCACTGGCCGAGTCGTGGCATCGGCGCTGCCTCGCCGACCCGATCGTCTCCCACGCCTTTCACGGCGAGATCCACCCGCAGCACACCGAACGGCTGGCCGCCTATTGGGCCGAGCAGCTCGGTGGCCCGACGGACTACACCGAATCGCTTGGCAGCTACCCGGCCGTCGTTCGAGTCCTCACCGGGAACGGCCCCCACGAACAGATGGACGGACGGGCAGTCGCTGCGTTCGTGCTCGCACTCGATGATGCGCACATTCCGAACGACGATGAACTGCGATTCCAGTTGGTCGCCTGGTTCACCTGGGCGACCGCCCTGCTGAACCATCGATGGGACGCTGCCGACAGCGTGCCCGACGACCTTCCCCTGCCCCCGTGGGGCTGGGACGGAACCGAGGGCTGGTAG
- a CDS encoding phytanoyl-CoA dioxygenase family protein, producing the protein MTSGAPIDEVLASIDADGYAVVPDVLSLAQVDHVVERLWASSAESERRGVPTHIEGLDPNASNVRVFNLVDLDPVFADLIQHPVADAIASQLLGTDYIVSNFTANIARPGSESMRVHSDQSFVAPEPWTQPWSLNIIWCLCDVRGENGGTRYAPGSHRFSTAAELPDDLADRMVPFEAPAGSIVAMEGRVWHTSGANITQDEDRPLLFGYYSRSFVRPQWNFAVGLCPEVQATMSPTMRYRLGLDASLNLPKR; encoded by the coding sequence ATGACCTCAGGTGCGCCAATCGATGAAGTCCTCGCATCCATCGATGCCGACGGGTACGCCGTCGTGCCCGATGTGCTCTCGCTCGCGCAAGTCGACCACGTTGTCGAGCGGCTCTGGGCGTCGAGCGCCGAGAGTGAGCGGCGTGGCGTGCCTACCCACATCGAAGGACTCGACCCCAACGCCAGCAACGTCCGAGTCTTCAATCTGGTCGACCTCGACCCGGTCTTCGCCGACCTGATCCAGCACCCTGTCGCCGACGCCATCGCGTCGCAGCTGCTCGGCACCGACTACATCGTCAGCAACTTCACCGCCAACATCGCTCGCCCGGGAAGTGAGTCGATGCGAGTGCATTCGGACCAGTCATTCGTTGCCCCCGAACCGTGGACGCAGCCCTGGTCGCTCAACATCATCTGGTGTCTGTGCGATGTGCGAGGCGAGAACGGTGGAACCCGCTATGCCCCGGGGAGTCATCGGTTCTCGACCGCAGCCGAGCTACCTGACGACCTCGCCGACCGGATGGTCCCCTTCGAAGCTCCGGCTGGGTCGATCGTCGCGATGGAGGGCCGGGTGTGGCACACCTCGGGAGCCAATATCACCCAAGACGAGGACCGGCCGCTCCTGTTCGGTTACTACTCGCGATCCTTCGTCCGCCCCCAGTGGAACTTCGCCGTCGGGCTATGCCCCGAGGTCCAGGCCACCATGTCGCCGACCATGCGCTACCGCCTCGGCCTCGACGCCAGCCTCAACCTGCCGAAGCGCTGA
- a CDS encoding DUF2200 domain-containing protein, translating to MKTDDKTLQRVYRMAFSAVYPHYVTKVEKKGRTKAELDQVITWLTGFDDAGIERHLTDETSFEEFFADAHLHPNATLITGVVCGVRVEEIDDPVMRQVRYLDKLVDELAKGKAIEKILRS from the coding sequence ATGAAGACCGACGACAAGACCCTCCAGCGCGTCTACCGGATGGCATTCTCCGCCGTCTACCCGCACTACGTGACGAAGGTCGAGAAGAAGGGACGCACCAAGGCCGAACTCGACCAAGTCATCACCTGGCTGACCGGCTTCGACGACGCCGGCATCGAGCGACACCTGACCGATGAGACGTCATTCGAGGAGTTCTTCGCCGACGCCCACCTGCACCCCAACGCAACGTTGATCACCGGCGTGGTGTGCGGTGTGCGGGTCGAGGAGATCGACGACCCCGTGATGCGTCAGGTCCGCTACCTCGACAAGTTGGTCGACGAACTCGCCAAGGGAAAGGCGATCGAGAAGATCCTGCGGTCCTGA
- a CDS encoding TetR/AcrR family transcriptional regulator — MASTTSRRGPYAKTEATREAIMQTALEHFALHGFHGASMREIARQAGLSQAGVLHHFKTKDELLIATIDSRDALTAEVVKASISSTSDPLDGMVAVVRDNVTHRQEVQMFVVVSAEASDPSHPAHDYFTRRQTRVVEMLAAQVRRAIEQGAARDGIEPTTVARQCQALMYGLQVQWLLDPSTDMTAIFGEFVDTLRARPTTTRAHRSAPRQ, encoded by the coding sequence ATGGCATCGACGACGAGCCGACGCGGTCCCTACGCGAAGACGGAGGCGACCCGCGAGGCGATCATGCAGACGGCGCTCGAGCATTTCGCCCTGCACGGGTTCCACGGTGCCTCGATGCGCGAGATCGCCCGTCAGGCCGGACTGAGTCAGGCGGGCGTCCTGCACCACTTCAAGACCAAGGACGAGCTCCTCATCGCCACGATCGACTCGCGGGATGCCCTCACCGCCGAGGTGGTCAAGGCGAGCATCTCGTCGACCAGTGACCCACTCGACGGCATGGTGGCGGTCGTCCGCGACAACGTCACCCATCGGCAAGAGGTGCAGATGTTCGTGGTCGTCTCGGCGGAGGCGTCGGACCCGAGCCACCCCGCCCACGACTACTTCACTCGACGACAGACCCGGGTCGTCGAGATGCTCGCCGCTCAAGTGCGCCGCGCCATCGAGCAGGGCGCCGCTCGCGACGGCATCGAGCCGACGACGGTGGCCCGACAGTGCCAAGCGCTCATGTACGGCCTCCAGGTCCAGTGGCTCCTCGATCCCTCCACCGACATGACGGCGATCTTCGGCGAGTTCGTCGACACCCTCCGGGCCCGCCCTACCACGACGCGAGCGCACCGATCCGCACCCCGGCAGTAG
- the uidA gene encoding beta-glucuronidase, whose protein sequence is MPLRPQDSTTRERKRLDGRWSFCLDADDRGIADRWFAGALPDARTMAVPASYNDIFTDLASREHVGPAWYQTEVRVPRGWSGQRLSLYLESATHHATVYVDDVEVAAHGGGYLPFAADVTDHAEPGRAMRITVRVDNTLTWQTLPPGVVETSSTGRRVQNYFHDFFNYAGLHRSVWLVASPLVAVDDVDVITGLDGTTGLVDYRVATTGGDAGVEVTLRDAHGVVVAEAGGAEGTLRVDDVERWEVGRGCLYDLEIRLVDGDDLLDEYHVRVGVRTVAIDGTRLLLNGEPVQLKGFGMHEDHLVLGKGHNDAMWLRDLELMKWIGANSFRTSHYPYSEEVLDLADEAGLLVIDETAAVGMNMGISGGFFGGQRRQTFSDDTINGETQMVHDAEIRELIARDKNHPSVIAWSIANEPESDTEAAEEYFRPLIDTARAADPQGRPVGVVNVMLAPHGRCRVTPMCDLVMLNRYWGWYVDTGDLDAAMASARAELSGWASDGKPIIMTEYGADTQPGLHHLPAEPWSEEYQVEYLDAMHTVFDEFDEIVGEHIWNFADFATRSGIIRVGGNKKGVFTRDRQPKMAAHHVRRRWQAR, encoded by the coding sequence ATGCCACTTCGCCCCCAGGATTCGACGACTCGCGAACGCAAGCGCCTCGATGGTCGCTGGTCGTTCTGTCTCGACGCCGACGATCGCGGCATCGCCGATCGTTGGTTTGCCGGTGCCCTGCCGGACGCTCGCACGATGGCCGTGCCTGCTTCCTACAACGACATCTTCACTGATCTCGCCTCCCGTGAACACGTGGGGCCGGCCTGGTATCAGACCGAGGTGCGTGTCCCCCGAGGCTGGTCCGGGCAGCGCCTCTCGCTGTATCTCGAGTCGGCGACCCACCACGCAACCGTCTACGTCGACGACGTCGAGGTCGCAGCGCACGGCGGCGGCTACCTCCCCTTCGCTGCCGACGTCACCGACCACGCTGAACCCGGTCGAGCGATGCGGATCACCGTGCGGGTCGACAACACCCTCACTTGGCAGACACTGCCACCCGGCGTGGTCGAGACCTCGTCGACCGGTCGCCGGGTGCAGAACTACTTCCACGACTTCTTCAACTACGCCGGTCTGCATCGATCGGTGTGGCTGGTCGCCTCGCCGCTCGTTGCGGTCGATGATGTCGACGTCATCACCGGCTTGGACGGCACGACCGGACTGGTCGACTATCGGGTCGCCACGACCGGTGGCGACGCCGGCGTCGAGGTGACGCTGCGAGACGCACACGGTGTCGTGGTGGCCGAGGCCGGCGGCGCCGAGGGCACGCTCCGGGTCGACGACGTCGAGCGATGGGAGGTCGGGCGCGGCTGCCTCTACGACCTCGAGATCCGGCTCGTCGATGGCGATGACCTGCTCGACGAGTACCACGTGCGAGTTGGTGTGCGGACCGTTGCCATCGACGGCACCCGGCTGCTCCTCAACGGCGAACCCGTGCAGCTCAAGGGCTTCGGCATGCATGAAGACCACCTCGTCTTGGGCAAGGGCCACAACGATGCGATGTGGCTGCGCGACCTGGAACTGATGAAGTGGATCGGGGCCAACTCATTCCGGACCTCGCACTACCCCTACAGCGAAGAAGTGCTCGACCTTGCCGATGAGGCCGGGCTGCTCGTCATCGATGAGACCGCTGCGGTCGGAATGAACATGGGGATCTCTGGTGGCTTCTTCGGCGGCCAACGCCGCCAGACGTTCAGCGACGACACGATCAACGGCGAAACCCAGATGGTCCACGACGCCGAGATCCGCGAGCTCATCGCACGCGACAAGAACCACCCGTCGGTCATCGCCTGGTCGATCGCCAACGAGCCGGAGTCCGACACCGAGGCCGCCGAGGAGTACTTCCGTCCCTTGATCGACACGGCTCGCGCCGCCGATCCTCAAGGTCGCCCGGTCGGTGTGGTCAACGTGATGCTTGCGCCACATGGCCGGTGTCGGGTCACGCCGATGTGCGATCTCGTGATGCTCAATCGCTACTGGGGTTGGTACGTCGACACGGGCGACCTCGACGCGGCAATGGCCTCGGCTCGGGCTGAACTGTCCGGGTGGGCGTCGGACGGCAAGCCGATCATCATGACCGAGTACGGCGCCGACACCCAGCCCGGCCTCCACCATCTGCCAGCCGAGCCGTGGTCCGAGGAGTACCAGGTCGAGTATCTCGACGCCATGCACACGGTGTTCGACGAGTTCGACGAGATCGTCGGCGAGCACATCTGGAACTTTGCCGACTTCGCGACCCGTTCGGGCATCATCCGCGTCGGCGGGAACAAGAAGGGCGTGTTCACTCGTGACCGTCAACCGAAGATGGCCGCCCACCACGTCCGCCGCCGCTGGCAGGCGCGCTGA